One stretch of Elusimicrobiota bacterium DNA includes these proteins:
- a CDS encoding response regulator yields MIRVLSVEDDRDLQRLLALALAGGEFEAHFAYAGPEGYDAAVALEPGIILCDLMLPGYGGQELIRRLKENPRTRGIPVVVVTAYYDSASLLESEIRKLGVIEYVRKPLRCGDLLHILRRISADLPKSSAPKPEGRPAR; encoded by the coding sequence GTGATCCGGGTCCTCAGCGTCGAGGACGACCGCGACCTCCAGCGCCTGCTCGCGCTGGCCCTGGCCGGCGGCGAGTTCGAGGCGCATTTCGCCTACGCCGGACCGGAGGGGTACGACGCGGCCGTCGCGCTCGAGCCCGGCATCATCCTCTGCGACCTGATGCTCCCCGGCTACGGCGGCCAGGAGCTGATCCGCAGGCTCAAGGAGAACCCGCGGACGCGCGGCATCCCGGTCGTGGTGGTCACCGCGTACTACGACTCGGCGAGCCTCTTGGAGTCGGAGATCCGCAAGCTCGGCGTCATCGAGTACGTGCGCAAGCCGCTCCGCTGCGGCGACCTGCTCCACATCCTGCGCCGGATCTCCGCGGACCTGCCTAAGTCTTCAGCGCCGAAGCCAGAGGGCCGTCCGGCGCGGTGA
- a CDS encoding hybrid sensor histidine kinase/response regulator, with protein sequence MTAPERVNALIIDDDPEAVLLMGMRLNEACGPDQRFILEGADTLRAGLQEIARGDYDVILLDLTLPDSRGLETVAATVAKAGGIPIVVLTCLEDEAVGLEAIGLGAQDYLNKDRLNMILLGRSIRFAIERSALLRELRELEKLRAEVRERRKADQFKDRLLGAVSHELRSPLTVAQAAVANLAEGLVGPLTAGQAELVEMASRNLDRLGRLVMNALDYSRLDSGRASLDVRRVDAGRLISELASDWRRTLAKPLSVEVELADGLPPVRADVDHFAQLLSNLLDNAARHAASKVRVAARGEGGMVRVTVEDDGPGVPPGRSEEIFVPYMQLTRGRGEGYKGTGLGLAICRELAALNAGRVWLDETVEAGARFHFELPRWTGAPAEAAK encoded by the coding sequence ATGACCGCTCCCGAGCGCGTGAACGCCCTGATCATCGATGACGATCCCGAGGCCGTGCTGTTGATGGGGATGCGCCTCAACGAGGCGTGCGGGCCGGACCAGCGCTTCATCTTGGAGGGCGCCGACACGCTGAGGGCCGGCCTCCAGGAGATCGCGCGGGGGGATTACGACGTGATCCTCCTCGACCTCACCTTGCCGGACAGCCGCGGCCTGGAGACGGTCGCCGCGACGGTCGCCAAGGCGGGCGGGATCCCGATCGTGGTGCTGACCTGCCTCGAGGACGAGGCCGTCGGGCTCGAGGCGATCGGCCTGGGCGCGCAGGACTACCTGAACAAGGACCGCCTGAACATGATCCTGCTGGGCCGCTCGATCCGCTTCGCGATCGAGCGCTCGGCGCTGCTGCGCGAGCTGCGCGAGCTGGAGAAGCTGCGCGCCGAGGTGCGCGAGCGCCGCAAGGCCGACCAGTTCAAGGACCGCCTGCTCGGCGCCGTCTCGCACGAGCTGCGCTCCCCGCTGACCGTCGCCCAGGCGGCCGTCGCCAACCTCGCCGAGGGGCTGGTCGGCCCGCTCACCGCCGGGCAGGCCGAGCTCGTCGAGATGGCGAGCCGCAACCTCGACCGGCTGGGGCGCCTGGTCATGAACGCGCTGGACTACTCGCGCCTGGACTCCGGACGCGCGAGCCTGGACGTCCGCCGCGTCGACGCGGGCCGCCTGATCTCGGAGCTGGCGTCGGACTGGAGGCGCACCTTGGCCAAGCCGCTGAGCGTCGAGGTGGAGCTGGCGGACGGCCTGCCGCCGGTGCGCGCCGACGTCGACCACTTCGCGCAGCTGCTGAGCAACCTGCTCGACAACGCCGCGCGCCACGCCGCGAGCAAAGTGCGCGTCGCCGCCCGCGGCGAGGGCGGGATGGTGCGCGTCACGGTCGAGGACGACGGCCCGGGAGTGCCCCCCGGCCGCTCCGAGGAGATCTTCGTGCCGTACATGCAGCTGACCCGCGGCCGGGGCGAGGGCTACAAGGGCACCGGCCTGGGCCTGGCCATCTGCCGCGAGCTCGCCGCGCTGAACGCGGGCCGCGTGTGGCTCGACGAGACCGTCGAGGCCGGGGCCCGGTTCCACTTCGAGCTCCCGCGCTGGACGGGCGCGCCGGCGGAGGCGGCGAAGTGA
- a CDS encoding RidA family protein, with protein sequence MGDKKILPVITGKAPGAIGPYSQGVSAGDMVFVSGQTPLRADGSFVDGSVAEQTEQCLKNILEVLLAAGLTMDDVVKTTVYMTDLGKFAEMNEVYAKRFRAPFPARATVQVSALPKGSAVEIDAVAVRP encoded by the coding sequence ATGGGCGACAAAAAAATCCTGCCGGTCATCACGGGGAAGGCGCCGGGGGCGATCGGGCCGTACTCCCAGGGCGTCTCCGCCGGCGACATGGTCTTCGTCTCGGGCCAGACGCCGCTGCGCGCCGACGGCTCCTTCGTCGACGGCAGCGTGGCCGAGCAGACCGAGCAGTGCCTGAAGAACATACTCGAGGTCCTGCTGGCCGCGGGCCTGACCATGGACGACGTGGTCAAGACCACGGTGTACATGACCGACCTCGGGAAGTTCGCGGAGATGAACGAGGTCTACGCGAAGCGCTTCCGGGCGCCGTTCCCGGCGCGGGCGACCGTGCAGGTCTCGGCGCTGCCCAAGGGCTCCGCCGTCGAGATCGACGCCGTCGCGGTCAGGCCCTAG
- the rho gene encoding transcription termination factor Rho yields the protein MNEETTGQGGAAGSNPPGGGSGDQPPRQQSQGGGGGGAAHQGGQQQHGGGGDGQGRRRRRRRGGRGRSGGQGGGQHQGGQQHGQRQGGQHYGGGNRQQQQNGSRPPQVPQAPVRSDVEQAFSALTPVDPYQWFQLEKGSTDPSMRALDLLAPIGKGTRGLIVAPPKAGKTTFLKQVSNAIKEIDPKVRQYCLLVDERPEEVTDFKRSVPAEVWASSSDQSYQQHKKIAEDLFRTALQKVVEGEDVFILLDSLTRLARVYNQFATGSRTMSGGLDSRAMEIPRRFFGAARKLEGAGSLTILATILVDTGSKMDDIIFQEFKGTGNMELVLYRQAAEQRIFPALKVRDSGTRKEEKLFTPEYLEGVYKLRRLVAGMGDIEAIKALTEMMRVHKTNKALLESLK from the coding sequence ATGAACGAAGAGACGACGGGACAAGGCGGCGCGGCGGGGTCGAACCCTCCGGGCGGCGGGAGCGGCGACCAGCCGCCCCGTCAGCAGTCCCAAGGCGGCGGGGGCGGCGGAGCCGCCCACCAAGGCGGCCAGCAGCAGCACGGAGGCGGCGGCGACGGCCAAGGCCGGCGCCGGCGGCGTCGCCGCGGCGGACGCGGCCGCAGCGGCGGCCAGGGCGGAGGCCAACACCAGGGAGGCCAGCAGCATGGTCAGCGCCAGGGCGGCCAGCACTACGGCGGCGGCAATCGCCAGCAGCAGCAGAACGGCTCCCGCCCTCCCCAGGTCCCCCAGGCGCCCGTGCGCTCCGACGTCGAGCAGGCGTTCTCGGCGCTGACGCCCGTCGATCCCTACCAGTGGTTCCAGCTCGAGAAGGGCTCGACCGACCCGTCCATGCGGGCGCTCGACCTTCTGGCTCCCATCGGCAAGGGCACCCGCGGCCTCATCGTCGCCCCTCCGAAGGCCGGCAAGACCACGTTCCTCAAGCAGGTCTCCAACGCGATCAAGGAGATCGACCCGAAGGTGCGCCAGTACTGCCTCCTGGTCGACGAGCGCCCCGAGGAGGTCACGGACTTCAAGCGTTCCGTGCCCGCCGAGGTGTGGGCTTCCTCGTCCGACCAGAGCTACCAGCAGCACAAGAAGATCGCCGAGGACCTGTTCCGCACGGCGCTCCAGAAGGTCGTCGAGGGGGAGGACGTCTTCATCCTGCTCGACTCCCTCACGCGCCTGGCGCGCGTGTACAACCAGTTCGCGACGGGGTCCCGCACGATGTCGGGCGGCCTCGACTCGCGCGCGATGGAGATCCCGCGCCGCTTCTTCGGCGCGGCGCGCAAGCTCGAGGGCGCGGGCTCGCTGACCATACTGGCGACCATCCTCGTGGACACCGGCTCGAAGATGGACGACATCATCTTCCAGGAGTTCAAGGGGACGGGCAACATGGAGCTGGTGCTGTACCGTCAGGCCGCCGAGCAGCGCATCTTCCCGGCGCTCAAGGTCCGCGACAGCGGTACCCGCAAGGAGGAGAAGCTGTTCACCCCGGAGTACCTCGAGGGCGTCTACAAGCTGCGCCGCCTCGTGGCGGGCATGGGCGACATCGAGGCGATCAAGGCGCTGACCGAGATGATGCGCGTGCACAAGACCAACAAGGCTCTGCTGGAGTCCCTGAAATGA